Proteins encoded by one window of Pseudochaenichthys georgianus chromosome 9, fPseGeo1.2, whole genome shotgun sequence:
- the foxn4 gene encoding forkhead box protein N4 yields the protein MIEGGITSMMSGIIENAGHHPSPQDYRLLTTDPSQLREEDLPGDLQSLSWLTSVDVPRLQQMADSRGLSNGPPQGSLLEQQTAQLSNMTAMTAGQGSMLHLQSNMQHSPLGINIINTHSGSMSPFSMTGMPSPGYQCPTSVYQSAPQQVYSLTQTGQQCSTGGLYSNVSFNNQSLFTQPRLAPQDQELQPKSFPKPIYSYSCLIAMALKNSKTGSLPVSEIYSFMKDHFPYFKIAPDGWKNSVRHNLSLNKCFEKVENKTSSSSRKGCLWALNPAKIDKMEEEMQKWKRKDLPAIRRSMANPDELDKLITDRPENCRRKALEAGMTRLPSCPSGLPLSVPSQMQPQPIVTLSLPCLPMHQHHQLQAQLHAQARLAPMSPAPAQTPPLHTVPDLCHSPLTQHSNKQHEDFYIVHGDTHTEVDALDPSIMDFALQGNLWEEMKDDSFNLDALGTFSNSPLRLSDCDLGTAHLTPMSNGANLPLSDVQVTGLYTAYTTQDHLASQYMGAQANNKPIALL from the exons ATGATAGAAGGTGGAATAACATCCATGATGTCAGGAATCATTGAGAATGCGGGGCATCATCCGTCTCCACAGGACTACAG GCTTCTGACCACGGACCCCTCCCAGCTTAGGGAGGAGGACCTCCCTGGGGACCTGCAGTCTCTGTCATGGCTCACCTCAGTGGATGTGCCCCGGCTCCAGCAGATGGCTGATAGCAGAGGCCTCAGTAACGGCCCCCCCCAGGGCAGCCTGTTGGAGCAACAGACAG CTCAACTGAGCAACATGACTGCGATGACGGCGGGTCAAGGCTCCATGCTGCACCTCCAGAGCAACATGCAGCACAGCCCTCTGGGAATCAACATCATCAACACCCACAGCGGAAGT ATGTCTCCATTCTCCATGACTGGGATGCCCTCTCCGGGATACCAGTGCCCTACCTCAGTCTACCAGTCTGCCCCCCAGCAGGTGTACTCTCTTACCCAAACCGGACAACAG TGTTCAACTGGTGGGCTTTATAGCAATGTCTCTTTCAACAACCAAAGTCTTTTCACACAACCTCGTCTGGCTCCACAAGACCAGGAGCTGCAGCCCAAGTCTTTCCCCAAGCCAATCTATTCCTACAG CTGTTTGATTGCCATGGCTCTGAAGAACAGCAAAACTGGCAGCCTCCCAGTCAGTGAGATCTATAGCTTTATGAAGGATCACTTCCCTTATTTCAAG attGCACCTGATGGATGGAAGAACTCAGTCAGACACAACCTGTCCTTGAACAAATGCTTCGAGAAAGTGGAGAACAAGACGAGCAGCTCCTCCCGTAAGGGCTGTCTGTGGGCGCTGAACCCTGCCAAAATTGACAAGATGGAGGAAGAGATGCAGAAGTGGAAACGCAAGGACCTTCCAGCCATCCGCCGCAGCATGGCTAACCCTG ATGAGTTGGACAAACTGATCACAGACCGCCCAGAGAACTGCAGGCGTAAGGCTTTAGAGGCCGGCATGACCCGCCTCCCCAGCTGTCCCTCCGGCCTCCCGCTGTCCGTCCCGTCCCAGATGCAGCCTCAGCCGATTGTCACGCTGTCCCTGCCCTGTTTACCCATGCACCAGCACCACCAGCTCCAGGCCCAGCTCCACGCTCAGGCCCGCCTCGCTCCCATGTCCCCAGCCCCGGCCCAGACACCCCCCCTCCACACCGTCCCTGACCTCTGCCACAGTCCACTCACCCAGCACTCCAACAAGCAGCATGAAGACTTCTACATCGTGCACGGTGACACGCACACAGAGGTGGACGCACTGGACCCCAGCATCATGGACTTCGCCCTTCAAG GTAATCTGTGGGAGGAAATGAAGGACGACAGCTTTAACCTGGATGCTTTGGGCACCTTCAGTAACTCGCCCCTCCGACTATCAGACTGTGACTTGGGAACAGCCCACCTGACTCCCATGTCCAACGGAGCAAACCTGCCGCTGTCAGATGTGCAAGTGACGGGTCTCTACACCGCCTACACCACCCAGGATCACCTGGCCTCCCAGTATATGGGTgcacaggccaacaacaagcCCATCGCCCTGTTATGA